A genomic window from Salvelinus alpinus chromosome 10, SLU_Salpinus.1, whole genome shotgun sequence includes:
- the pcnp gene encoding PEST proteolytic signal-containing nuclear protein isoform X3 — protein sequence MADYNKHSSKRLSDDGGNSCSPCTGGGGKRSAQEVSPGPGKESTSSHPVPPAPKVSKIGFGLISQPIKKPAPISIKLGASKPKEPVPVPAKKPALASVFNVDSDDSEEEMPAEAKMRMKNIGRETPTSAGPNSFNKGKQGFSDHQKLWERKLKSQTDTDQ from the exons ATGGCGGACTACAACAAGCACAGCAGCAAGCGGCTCTCCGATGATGGAG GCAACAGTTGCTCACCTTG CACTGGAGGAGGGGGGAAACGCTCGGCCCAGGAGGTCAGCCCTGGCCCGGGGAAGGAGTCCACCTCGAGCCACCCGGTACCCCCAGCCCCCAAAGTCTCCAAGATAGGGTTTGGTCTGATCAGCCAGCCTATAAAGAAGCCTGCGCCCATCTCCATCAAGCTGGGTGCCAGT AAACCCAAAGAGCCTGTACCTGTACCTGCCAAGAAACCAGCTCTGGCCTCGGTTTTCAATGTCGACTCTGATGAT AGTGAGGAGGAGATGCCTGCAGAAGCCAAGATGAGGATGAAGAACATTGGCAG GGAGACGCCCACGTCAGCAGGCCCCAACTCCTTCAACAAGGGGAAGCAGGGATTCTCCGACCACCAGAAGCTCTGGGAGAGGAAGCTCAAGTCTCAGACGGACACTGACCAATAG
- the gtf3c3 gene encoding general transcription factor 3C polypeptide 3 — MSGFSSELIDYLEGRISFEDFEIRREERKAKLKVSNKGRLEEDEEIGPDDTLPSTSHGRSPRKCSKKRPAADPEEGVSPSVQEAFASMMGEGTETEQTEEEEEEEDEDNDDDYEEEEEEEEEDSEEERKVEAKGDEEGPSAGDVFALEMELNRENKKMMKERRNRSKLPRALRGLMGEANIRYARGDKEDAVLMCMEIIRQAPLAYEPFSTLAMIYEDQGDMEKSLQFGLIAAHLNPSDCEEWVKLADMSLEQDNIRQAIICYTKAIKYDPSNVRYLWERCSLYEQVGEHKQSMDGYRRILNLLPPSDGEHFMQLSRDMAKSYYESSDLPSAMGVMEEALRRHPELVTDESINMAAELYIANHQHGKALQVLVQFCGIVLERGELKPDLAEEENPEEQEKMESEEQKKMEAEEEKKMEAEEENPEEEQEKMESEEQKKMEAEEEREKMESEEQKKMEAEEEQEKMEAEEEREKMESEEQKKMEAEEEREKMESEEQEKMEAEENPEKEKEMKTATTEETGGEVRHVVVPDHVPVDIRVKLMVCLIHQHVYRPLDSMLTSLMEQSPEELGDLYLDVAEAFLDEGEYNSALPLLSALVCSERYNLAVVWLRHAECLKALGHMEVAVTSYNKVVQMAPLHLEARLCLSTLQQQLGRPLCALKALEPMYDPDTLAQDASAAQQELKLLLHRSTLLRSQGRLDDYLDTMLTMLAMLLKVAMTRAQVCVRASMWSGVRHLRLVKVSKDLVSDIGDQEAAYQDISGKTSVLSREDWWLLLVRCVCTLCEMKRFKEAELLVDSSLEFYSFYDVKVKRKELEFFGLSAAFLDHNYRKAYDYIRLTLMEKQEWPMLWNVFNQVTLHSQDVRHHRFCLRLMMKNPDNHALCVLSGHNALVSGSFKHALGQYVQAFRAKPDEPLYSLCVGLTFFHMASQKFVVKRHPLILQGFSFLWRYVEQRGHCQESMYNLGRALQQMGLAHLAIHYYHKALSFPPLTLEGIEADQVDLRREIAFNLSIIYQASGNTEMVRHLINTYCTV, encoded by the exons ATGTCGGGGTTCAGCTCAGAGCTCATTGACTACCTGGAGGGAAGGATTTCATTCGAGGACTTTGAAATAcggagagaggaaagaaaagCTAAATTGAAG GTATCGAACAAAGGACGTttagaggaagatgaagagattGGACCAGATGACACTCTCCCCAGCACTTCCCACGGCCGCAGTCCGAGAAAATGTTCCAAAAAACGTCCCGCAG CGGATCCTGAGGAAGGTGTCAGCCCCTCTGTCCAGGAGGCCTTTGCCTCGATGATGGGGGAGGGAACAGAAACTGAACagactgaggaagaggaggaggaggaggatgaagacaaCGATGACGAttatgaagaagaggaggaggaggaagaggaggattcagaggaggagaggaaggttgAAGCTAAAGGAGATGAGGAAGGCCCCTCAGCTGGGGATGTCTTTGCTCTGGAAATGGAGCTTAACCGAGAGAACAAGAAGATGATGAAG GAGAGACGTAACCGCAGCAAGCTGCCCCGGGCCCTAAGGGGCCTCATGGGAGAAGCCAACATCCGTTACGCCCGCGGAGACAAGGAGGACGCCGTCCTGATGTGTATGGAGATCATCAGACAGG CCCCCCTGGCCTACGAGCCCTTCTCCACCCTGGCTATGATCTATGAAGACCAGGGGGACATGGAGAAGTCTCTACAGTTTGGCCTGATCGCTGCCCATCTCAACCCCAGCGACTGTGAGGAGTGGGTCAAGCTGGCCGACATGTCTCTGGAGCAGGACAACATCAGGCAGGCCATCATCTGCTACACCAAAG ccattaAGTATGACCCCAGTAATGTGCGCTACCTATGGGAACGTTGCAGCCTGTATGAGCAGGTGGGGGAACACAAGCAGTCCATGGACGGGTACCGCCGTATCCTCAACCTACTGCCCCCTAGTGACGGAGAGCACTTCATGCAGCTGTCACGAGACATGGCCAA aaGCTACTATGAGAGTAGTGACCTGCCGTCAGCCATGGGGGTGATGGAGGAGGCCCTGAGGAGACACCCAGAGCTGGTGACAGACGAGAGCATCAACATGGCTGCTGAGCTCTACATCGCCAACCACCAACACGGCAAGGctcttcag GTTCTAGTCCAGTTCTGCGGGATCGTCCTGGAGAGAGGAGAACTTAAGCCAGACCTTGCAGAGGAGGAGAACccagaggagcaggagaagatgGAATCAGAGGAGCAGAAGAAgatggaagcagaggaggagaagaagatggaagcagaggaggagaacccagaggaggaacaggagaagATGGAATCAGAGGAGCAGAAGAAgatggaagcagaggaggaaCGGGAGAAGATGGAATCAGAGGAGCAGAAGAAgatggaagcagaggaggaacaggagaagatggaagcagaggaggaaCGGGAGAAGATGGAATCAGAGGAGCAGAAGAAgatggaagcagaggaggaaCGGGAGAAGATGGAAtcagaggagcaggagaagatgGAAGCAGAGGAGAACCCAGAGAAAGAAAAGGAGATGAAAACAGCGACAACAGAGGAGACTGGAG gggAGGTTAGACATGTGGTAGTTCCAGACCATGTACCAGTGGACATCAGAGTGAAACTCATGGTCTGTCTGATCCACCAGCATGTTTACAGACCTCTGGAT TCCATGTTGACGTCTCTGATGGAGCAGAGCCCAGAGGAGCTGGGGGATCTGTACCTGGACGTGGCTGAGGCCTTCCTGGACGAGGGAGAGTACAACTcagccctgcctctcctctctgccctGGTCTGCTCTGAGAGATACAACCTGGCTGTTGTCTGGCTCCGACACgctg AGTGTCTGAAGGCGCTGGGCCACATGGAGGTAGCAGTGACGAGTTACAACAAGGTAGTACAGATGGCTCCTCTTCACCTGGAGGCCAGGCTGTGTCTGTCTACTCTGCAGCAGCAGCTGGGTCGACCTCTCTGTGCCCTCAAGGCCCTGGAGCCCATGTACGACCCAGACACACTGGCACAGGACGCCTCCGCAGCACAGCAG gAGTTGAAGCTGCTGCTGCACCGCTCTACTCTGCTGCGTTCCCAAGGCCGACTGGATGACTACCTGGATACCATGCTGACCATGCTGGCTATGCTGCTGAAG GTGGCTATGACGCGGGCCCAGGTGTGTGTCAGAGCCAGCATGTGGTCGGGGGTCAGACACCTGCGTCTGGTCAAGGTGTCTAAGGACCTGGTGTCAGACATCGGTGACCAGGAGGCAGCCTATCAGGACATCAGTG gtaAGACCAGTGTGTTGTCCCGGGAGGACTGGTGGTTACTgttggtgaggtgtgtgtgtacgcTGTGTGAGATGAAGCGTTTTAAAGAGGCAGAGCTGCTGGTGGATTCTTCTCTGGAGTTCTACTCTTTCTATGACGTCAAG GTGAAGAGGAAAGAGCTGGAGTTCTTTGGTCTGTCGGCTGCTTTCCTGGACCATAACTACCGCAAGGCCTACGATTACATCAG GCTGACGCTGATGGAGAAGCAGGAGTGGCCCATGCTGTGGAATGTATTCAACCAG GTGACCCTTCACTCCCAGGACGTGCGTCATCATCGGTTCTGTCTGCGTCTGATGATGAAGAACCCAGACAACCACGCCCTGTGTGTTCTCAGTGGACACAACGCACTGGTGTCTGGCAGCTTCAAACACGCACTCG gTCAGTACGTGCAGGCGTTCAGGGCTAAGCCAGATGAACCTCTGTACAGTCTGTGTGTTGGCCTCACCTTCTTCCACATGGCGTCTCAGAAGTTTGTGGTTAAACGCCACCCGCTGATACTGCAG GGCTTCTCGTTCCTGTGGCGTTACGTGGAGCAGCGTGGGCACTGCCAGGAAAGCATGTACAACCTGGGACGGGCCCTGCAGCAGATGGGCCTGGCACACCTCGCCATTCACTATTACCACAAGGCTCTCAGCTTCCCTCCTCTTACACTAGAG
- the pcnp gene encoding PEST proteolytic signal-containing nuclear protein isoform X1 translates to MADYNKHSSKRLSDDGAGPEEKEASVKTKTVSSSTGGGGKRSAQEVSPGPGKESTSSHPVPPAPKVSKIGFGLISQPIKKPAPISIKLGASKPKEPVPVPAKKPALASVFNVDSDDSEEEMPAEAKMRMKNIGRETPTSAGPNSFNKGKQGFSDHQKLWERKLKSQTDTDQ, encoded by the exons ATGGCGGACTACAACAAGCACAGCAGCAAGCGGCTCTCCGATGATGGAG CAGGACCGGAGGAGAAGGAAGCCAGTGTGAAAACTAAGACTGTCTCTTCCAGCACTGGAGGAGGGGGGAAACGCTCGGCCCAGGAGGTCAGCCCTGGCCCGGGGAAGGAGTCCACCTCGAGCCACCCGGTACCCCCAGCCCCCAAAGTCTCCAAGATAGGGTTTGGTCTGATCAGCCAGCCTATAAAGAAGCCTGCGCCCATCTCCATCAAGCTGGGTGCCAGT AAACCCAAAGAGCCTGTACCTGTACCTGCCAAGAAACCAGCTCTGGCCTCGGTTTTCAATGTCGACTCTGATGAT AGTGAGGAGGAGATGCCTGCAGAAGCCAAGATGAGGATGAAGAACATTGGCAG GGAGACGCCCACGTCAGCAGGCCCCAACTCCTTCAACAAGGGGAAGCAGGGATTCTCCGACCACCAGAAGCTCTGGGAGAGGAAGCTCAAGTCTCAGACGGACACTGACCAATAG
- the pcnp gene encoding PEST proteolytic signal-containing nuclear protein isoform X2, with protein sequence MADYNKHSSKRLSDDGGPEEKEASVKTKTVSSSTGGGGKRSAQEVSPGPGKESTSSHPVPPAPKVSKIGFGLISQPIKKPAPISIKLGASKPKEPVPVPAKKPALASVFNVDSDDSEEEMPAEAKMRMKNIGRETPTSAGPNSFNKGKQGFSDHQKLWERKLKSQTDTDQ encoded by the exons ATGGCGGACTACAACAAGCACAGCAGCAAGCGGCTCTCCGATGATGGAG GACCGGAGGAGAAGGAAGCCAGTGTGAAAACTAAGACTGTCTCTTCCAGCACTGGAGGAGGGGGGAAACGCTCGGCCCAGGAGGTCAGCCCTGGCCCGGGGAAGGAGTCCACCTCGAGCCACCCGGTACCCCCAGCCCCCAAAGTCTCCAAGATAGGGTTTGGTCTGATCAGCCAGCCTATAAAGAAGCCTGCGCCCATCTCCATCAAGCTGGGTGCCAGT AAACCCAAAGAGCCTGTACCTGTACCTGCCAAGAAACCAGCTCTGGCCTCGGTTTTCAATGTCGACTCTGATGAT AGTGAGGAGGAGATGCCTGCAGAAGCCAAGATGAGGATGAAGAACATTGGCAG GGAGACGCCCACGTCAGCAGGCCCCAACTCCTTCAACAAGGGGAAGCAGGGATTCTCCGACCACCAGAAGCTCTGGGAGAGGAAGCTCAAGTCTCAGACGGACACTGACCAATAG